A genomic window from Lotus japonicus ecotype B-129 chromosome 1, LjGifu_v1.2 includes:
- the LOC130718857 gene encoding uncharacterized protein LOC130718857: MPSDEISLSTDMLHSLVEELASLSRKQEQMQLNMDSSQTSLAAALSGLVEKVNSISLQPSSTPTPFHAASSSSRPPGQPVPPGFHHSRNPPHQYPHHHQHPHHPTTPKPPKLTLQSFEGPEPLDWLFTAEQFFQFYQTPAEQKLDYVSFYMKGEALSWFKWMYNNNQLTSWEAFTRALTIRFGPSSYENHNQELFKLKQLTTVAEFQGRFEKLSNQVVGLSPEVMLDCFLSGLKPEINKELKIWKPNTVSQAIWLAKMIEDKLRDTRITPFRPSKPGGTPYSGPSPAPPKPTAATTAQSPSTPPPTHAQGLPVRKLTSAQMQERRTQGLCYNCDEKYVFGHKCQSKQFLLLLIEDSDAPSPETPELPTIPPVVAEEPAIEHIHFQLSTQAFKGTPSPKTFKFPGSIYGNSVIILIDTGSTHNVLPPRMAHFLRVTVQPVPSFPVMVGNGARIYCSGFCPSVPVQLANHTFSVPFYIMDIQGAEVVLGLDWLQTLGSVVSDYSVPFMSFVHQGVPCTLIAEQQHPPTQATFNSLKRCLHMHSIADALMVTWVTAAGTLAGPATSLQLETVADSFPTLDPQVQDVLQKFAHVFSTPKGLPPSRPHDHHIPLLPQAAPVNVKPYRYPHSQKEAMATILADMLQDGIVAPSTSPFSSPVLLIRKKDGTWRFCVDYRGLNSITIKDRFPIPTIDELIDELGGSTVFTKRPALRFPSDSSSSLGYTQNRLPHR; encoded by the coding sequence ATGCCTTCCGATGAGATTTCCCTTTCCACCGACATGCTCCACTCGTTGGTGGAGGAGCTAGCGTCACTGTCCCGCAAGCAGGAGCAAATGCAGCTGAACATGGACTCTTCTCAGACATCCCTCGCCGCTGCTCTCTCCGGGCTGGTTGAGAAGGTAAACTCGATTTCCCTTCAACCCAGCTCAACTCCCACACCCTTTCATGCTGCATCCTCTTCTTCACGTCCTCCTGGTCAACCTGTTCCTCCTGGGTTTCACCATTCCCGCAACCCCCCTCACCAATACCCTCACCACCATCAACACCCACACCACCCAACTACCCCCAAACCACCAAAATTGACCTTGCAAAGCTTCGAAGGTCCTGAACCTCTCGATTGGTTGTTCACAGCAGAGCAATTTTTCCAATTTTACCAAACTCCTGCAGAACAAAAGCTTGATTATGTGTCTTTTTACATGAAGGGTGAGGCACTGAGTTGGTTTAAATGGATGTATAACAACAACCAACTCACCTCCTGGGAAGCATTCACAAGGGCCCTCACTATCAGATTCGGTCCTTCCTCTTATGAAAACCACAACCAAGAGCTTTTCAAGTTGAAGCAACTCACCACGGTTGCAGAGTTCCAGGGACGATTCGAAAAACTCTCGAATCAAGTTGTGGGTCTCTCTCCTGAGGTCATGCTCGATTGTTTCCTCTCAGGCTTGAAACCTGAAATCAACAAAGAGCTCAAGATCTGGAAACCCAATACCGTGTCTCAAGCTATTTGGCTGGCCAAAATGATCGAGGACAAACTCCGGGATACCCGTATTACACCTTTCAGACCCTCCAAACCCGGCGGAACACCTTACTCAGGCCCTTCACCGGCGCCCCCTAAACCCACCGCTGCCACGACTGCTCAGTCACCGTCAACGCCGCCTCCGACACACGCTCAAGGCCTTCCCGTTCGCAAATTAACCTCCGCTCAGATGCAGGAACGCCGCACCCAGGGTTTATGCTACAATTGCGACGAGAAGTACGTTTTCGGACACAAGTGCCAATCCAAGCAATTCTTGTTACTCTTAATTGAGGATTCCGATGCCCCTTCACCAGAAACACCAGAACTCCCCACCATCCCACCCGTCGTAGCTGAGGAACCGGCAATAGAACACATCCATTTCCAGCTCTCTACACAAGCGTTTAAGGGCACGCCTTCCCCCAAAACCTTCAAATTTCCGGGTTCCATCTACGGAAATTCCGTCATCATTCTCATCGACACCGGAAGCACTCACAATGTGCTACCCCCTCGCATGGCTCACTTCTTACGGGTTACTGTTCAGCCCGTCCCCAGCTTTCCTGTCATGGTCGGAAATGGAGCTCGAATTTACTGCTCTGGTTTTTGCCCTTCGGTTCCAGTCCAACTAGCCAACCACACATTTTCGGTGCCTTTCTATATCATGGATATTCAGGGAGCTGAAGTCGTTCTAGGTCTCGATTGGTTGCAGACACTTGGTTCAGTGGTCTCCGATTACTCTGTTCCCTTCATGTCCTTCGTGCACCAAGGCGTGCCGTGCACACTCATCGCCGAGCAACAACACCCACCCACACAGGCCACGTTTAACTCCCTCAAGCGCTGCCTTCACATGCACTCTATTGCTGATGCTCTTATGGTCACTTGGGTGACTGCGGCGGGCACATTAGCGGGACCTGCCACTTCTCTTCAGCTGGAAACTGTGGCTGACTCCTTTCCTACATTGGACCCCCAGGTTCAGGACGTGCTGCAGAAATTTGCCCACGTTTTCTCTACACCTAAGGGTCTTCCTCCATCGCGACCCCACGACCACCATATTCCCCTACTTCCGCAGGCTGCCCCGGTCAACGTCAAACCATATCGCTACCCGCATTCCCAGAAGGAAGCCATGGCAACGATACTCGCGGACATgctccaggatggtattgtggCCCCAAGCACCAGCCCCTTCTCTTCGCCGGTCTTGCTAATCCGCAAGAAAGACGGGACTTGGCGCTTTTGCGTCGACTACCGTGGTCTCAACTCGATCACCATCAAAGACCGCTTTCCAATACCCACCATCGATGAGCTTATCGACGAATTGGGTGGTTCAACTGTCTTTACTAAGAGACCTGCGCTCAGGTTTCCATCAGATTCGAGTAGCAGCCTCGGATACACACAAAACCGCCTTCCGCACCGTTGA